TAATGGCTCGCCTCAAGATCACGCAGACGAAGTCGTACATCGGCAGCAAGCAGAACCACCGTGACACCCTTCGTTCGCTCGGGCTCAAGCGCCTGAACGACGTGGTCGTCAAGGAGGACCGCCCCGAGTTCCGCGGCATGGTGCACACCGTCCGCCACCTCGTGACGGTTGAGGAGGTCGACTGATCATGGCGGAGAACAACCCGCTCAAGATCCACAACCTCCGTCCCGCCCCGGGCGCCAAGACCGCCAA
This window of the Streptomyces sp. NBC_01275 genome carries:
- the rpmD gene encoding 50S ribosomal protein L30 — its product is MARLKITQTKSYIGSKQNHRDTLRSLGLKRLNDVVVKEDRPEFRGMVHTVRHLVTVEEVD